One Plasmodium vinckei vinckei genome assembly, chromosome: PVVCY_09 genomic region harbors:
- a CDS encoding fam-d protein: MMKIILSFFILAISGNVKAASFQSEMPDNPQLISYDSVSQPTVTFEHEKKNHNKYLDLINEVLGEQSTNVKYAYDGDNYHMVLTDFDISIDNNHRYVKKFFCKKKTEAVKIGTQFLLAYLNSRLKYICSIHMYKYDFENNFAVDLMEFAHELKALIYDGFLYEYKHNKIKFRKKPEDEKLNAKAKEFFAGLMQNSILNIQGYFIKTRSDGNHIYLNQDVSLYFNVTIGPFTLKATYDFEFPEYEIVEEGEAPLKK, encoded by the coding sequence atgatgaaaattatattatcatttttcatattagcGATTTCTGGAAATGTTAAGGCTGCAAGTTTTCAAAGTGAAATGCCTGACAATCCACAACTGATTTCATATGATTCAGTATCTCAACCAACCGTAACATTTgaacatgaaaaaaaaaaccataataaatatttagatTTAATTAATGAAGTTTTAGGCGAACAATCGacaaatgtaaaatatgcatatgatGGTGACAATTATCATATGGTTTTAACAGACTTTGATATATCCATAGATAATAATCATCGCTATgtgaaaaaatttttttgtaaaaaaaaaactgaaGCAGTAAAAATAGGAACCCAATTTTTGCTAGCTTATTTAAATAGTagattaaaatatatatgttcaatacatatgtataaatatgattttGAAAACAACTTTGCTGTCGATTTAATGGAATTTGCTCATGAGTTAAAAGCTTTAATATATGATGGATTTTTATACGAGTATAAACACAACAAGATAAAATTCAGAAAAAAACCTGAAGATGAAAAGCTCAATGCGAAAGCAAAGGAATTTTTTGCAGGGCTTATGCAAAAttcaattttaaatattcaagGTTATTTCATCAAAACAAGATCGGATGGAAATCATATATACTTAAACCAAGATGTTAGTCTTTATTTCAATGTCACTATAGGTCCATTTACTTTAAAAGCTACTTATGATTTTGAATTTCCTGAATATGAAATTGTTGAAGAAGGCGAAGCacctttaaaaaaataa
- a CDS encoding parasitophorous vacuolar protein 1, putative, whose protein sequence is MPIKVALAIFLSLIPAYALKAKAGNELIDIPDEVNHINAVYYSGAKNDSYMDAINEVLQKPDENFKFSVSNDAYKCYFSKFDIEINDEHSAIRKLFREENKTIIEDAIKDYQLLLMGNINQSTKKEIDLTQLPEHLQRMGVKYFGDIRSSFFNKKTHNEKKDPMNNGVEINYDENELDLLKNENTDLSKANNNEPNKNKLRKNVIISSQQVIIHNKNANDDIEETENEEYYKNLNKEKALEILIKNTNLNMIGVCTALKNNEPEYLGQCAAKLNKHYSSVACNSHKSNFLRHDQNNNELSPMMIQDQLNSRMSEMAKFFENPEEAAGMLLSALNKPGLMESINSLDIISHLNDDQFNKDMSPEELFDLDNNVIPNQSTDDTDYDQTN, encoded by the coding sequence atgccAATTAAGGTAGCATTAGCAATTTTCTTATCCCTTATCCCTGCATACGCTCTTAAAGCTAAAGCAGGAAATGAACTTATTGATATTCCTGATGAAgtaaatcatataaatgCTGTGTATTATTCAGGAGCAAAAAATGATAGCTATATGGATGCAATTAATGAAGTTTTACAAAAACCagatgaaaattttaaattttcagtTTCAAATGACGCATACAAATGCTATTTTAGCAAATTCGATATTGAAATTAATGACGAGCATAGCGCAATTCGCAAACTATTTcgtgaagaaaataaaacaataatagAAGATGCTATAAAGGACTACCAATTATTGTTAATGggaaatataaatcaaagtactaaaaaagaaatagatTTGACACAATTGCCAGAACATCTTCAACGTATGGgagtaaaatattttggtGACATAAGGTcgtcattttttaataaaaaaacccATAATGAAAAGAAAGATCCAATGAATAACGGAGTcgaaataaattatgatgaaaatgaacttgacctattaaaaaatgaaaatacagATTTATCTAAAGCTAACAATAATGAAcctaataaaaacaaattaagaaaaaatgttattatatcatCACAACAAGttataatacataataaaaatgcaaatgATGACATCGAAGAAAcagaaaatgaagaatattataagaatcttaataaagaaaaagctttagaaatattaataaaaaatacaaatttaaatatgattGGAGTATGTACtgcattaaaaaataatgaaccTGAATATTTGGGTCAATGTGCAGCTAAACTTAATAAACATTATAGTTCAGTTGCTTGCAATTCTCATAAAAGCAATTTTTTAAGACATGATCAAAACAATAACGAATTATCTCCAATGATGATTCAAGACCAATTAAATAGTAGAATGTCTGAAATGGccaaattttttgaaaaccCAGAGGAAGCTGCTGGTATGTTATTATCCGCTTTAAATAAACCAGGATTAATGGAATCAATAAATTCTTTAGATATTATTTCTCATCTTAATGATGACCAATTCAATAAAGATATGAGCCCAGAAGAATTATTCGATTTAGATAATAACGTCATCCCAAATCAATCCACCGATGACACTGATTATGATCAAACTAATTAA
- a CDS encoding 26S proteasome regulatory subunit RPN7, putative: MEEFKEDSSEECKQKYPNFYLADLFYTLQLSHLSIDERNEALNKLLEEIKKNNMYPYYSYICGELNLDMDQELYNSLKEKADEEIKEIESKIQEASENFDYVDTKNDILLKANFYCKIGDKENSFKEYEEVYEKGIGIGVKLDILLTIIRISIFFNDINSTKKYLEKARAQMEKGGDWERKNKLKIYEALNYIMIRKFPEASKILIDAASTFTATEIISYESIIFYVVILGIITEERTVLDKNILNSSVILQVTSSDEDLYNYIYSFYHCDYRTFMEKTIKIALRVKKDRYLGRHYRYFIRNTRVRAYKQFLEPFKSVTLKNMAYAFGVSEDFIEKEISSFIANGKLNCKIDKVNDSIESNQPNERNTVYQDTIKKGDILLNRIQKLSRVIDM; the protein is encoded by the exons ATGGAAGAATTTAAAGAAGATAGCAGTGAAGAatgtaaacaaaaatatccaaatttttatttggcaGATTTGTTTTATACTTTACAATTATCACATTTATCAATAGATGAAAGAAATGAagcattaaataaattacttgaagaaataaagaaaaataacatGTATCCATATTATAGCTATATATGTGGAGAATTAAATTTAGATATGGATCAGGAACTGTATAACagtttaaaagaaaaagcagatgaagaaataaaagaaatagaaaGCAAAATCCAAGAGGCATCTGAAAATTTCGATTATGTtgatacaaaaaatgatatattactTAAAGCAAACTTCTATTGCAAAATAGGAGATAAG GAAAACTCTTTTAAGGAATATGAAGAGGTATATGAAAAAGGGATTGGTATTGGTGTAAAGCTGGATATTTTACTTACAATTATAAGAAtaagcattttttttaacgaTATAAATAGTACAAAGAAATATTTGGAGAAGGCACGAGCCCAAATGGAAAAGGGAGGAGATTgggaaagaaaaaataaacttaaaatttatgaagcactaaattatattatgattCGAAAATTCCCAGAAGCTtccaaaatattaatagatGCAGCATCTACATTTACAGCTACTGAAATAATATCCTACGAATCAATTATATTCTACGTGGTTATTTTGGGAATA ATTACCGAGGAAAGAACTGttttagataaaaatatattaaacagTTCTGTTATTTTACAAGTTACAAGTTCCGATGAAGATTtatacaattatatttattcattttatcattGTGACTATCGTACATTTATggaaaaaacaataaaaatagcatTAAGAGTTAAGAAAGATAGATACTTAGGACGTCACTAtagatattttattagaAATACAAGAGTTAGAGcatataaacaatttttagaACCCTTTAAAAGTGTTACCCTCAAAAATATGGCATATGCTTTTGGAGTAAGTGAGGATTTTATCGAAAAGGAAATCTCATCTTTTATTGCAAATGGAAAATTAAATTGCAAAATCGACAAAGTTAATGACTCCATTGAGAGTAACCAACCAAATGAAAGGAATACGGTCTACCAAGACACCATAAAAAAG ggGGACATTTTGCTAAACAGAATACAAAAGTTATCAAGAGTAATTGacatgtaa